A single region of the Nicotiana sylvestris chromosome 6, ASM39365v2, whole genome shotgun sequence genome encodes:
- the LOC104235252 gene encoding ran-binding protein 1 homolog b-like encodes MASIEPQHEHREEEEAAAGADDEDTGAQVAPIVRLEEVAVITGEEDEDAILDLKAKLYRFDKDGNQWKERGAGTVKFLKHKETGKVRLVMRQSKTLKICVNHLVIPTMTVQEHAGSEKSCVWHAADFADGELKDEFFCIRFASIENCKTFMETFQEVAESQKKKDENEDASNAAGLLEKLSVEDKKSEEKSVEKTEEKTKEDDVKDEKPSDNAEKRDETASD; translated from the exons ATGGCAAGCATAGAGCCCCAGCACGAGCACAGAGAAGAGGAAGAAGCCGCTGCCGGAGCCGATGACGAAGATACCGGAGCTCAGGTCGCGCCGATCGTCAGACTGGAGGAAGTAGCCGTAATAACTGGCGAAGAGGACGAAGATGCTATCCTCGATTT GAAAGCTAAGCTTTATCGATTCGATAAAGATGGAAATCAGTGGAAAGAGAGAGGTGCTGGTACTGTTAAGTTTTTGAAACATAAGGAGACTGGAAAAGTTCGCCTTGTTATGCGCCAATCTAAGACTCTTAAGATCTGTGTTAATCATCTAG TTATTCCGACAATGACGGTTCAGGAACATGCTGGAAGTGAGAAGTCCTGTGTGTGGCATGCAGCAGATTTTGCTGATGGTGAATTGAAGGATGAATTTTTTTGTATTAGATTTGCGTCCATCGAGA ATTGCAAGACCTTCATGGAGACGTTTCAAGAGGTTGCTGAATCacaaaagaagaaagatgaaaaTGAGGATGCATCTAATGCTGCTGGCCTACTTGAGAAGTTGAGTGTTGAAGATAAGAAGTCAGAAGAGAAGAGCGTGGAAAAAACTGAAGAGAAAACGAAGGAAGACGACGTCAAAGATGAGAAGCCTTCTGATAATGCAGAGAAAAGGGATGAGACTGCTTCAGACTGA